From the genome of Fimbriimonadaceae bacterium, one region includes:
- a CDS encoding PEP-CTERM sorting domain-containing protein, with protein MDSTRARSFAALVTLTVISTTAFGQSVRIATWNVSNYSGGRVSDIQNAVYGTFQGRSFRPDAILGEEFASVSAANAFVTALNTAAGSPGDWAASSDTVFSLSGINGSNDSVFFYRTSKFNLLSAPINVSPSGTVGSGSNQAPRHAYRWDLKILGNANSSEVLALYGNHMKAGSSSADQARRQPTADAIRNDANALPSNYQFLYGGDTNTQSSNQAPYQTMVGSSANNRGRFVDPIRTPGSWNGNSSFRFVHTQDPTGSGGMDDRHDQILVGGGLVDGVGTDYVGNANIAYSTSTWNDPNHSYRAWGNDGTSFNTTLTVTGNTMVGDSIAQSLKNTATGSGGHLPVFLDIAYTPVPEPATLAVLGVGALALMRRKRRS; from the coding sequence ATGGATAGCACCCGCGCACGCAGCTTTGCCGCTCTCGTCACTCTCACCGTCATCAGCACGACCGCTTTTGGACAGTCGGTCCGCATCGCCACCTGGAACGTCAGCAACTATTCCGGGGGGCGAGTGTCCGATATACAGAACGCGGTCTACGGCACTTTCCAGGGCCGGAGCTTCCGCCCCGATGCGATCTTGGGCGAAGAGTTTGCCAGCGTCTCCGCCGCCAACGCCTTCGTGACGGCGCTGAATACGGCAGCCGGATCGCCGGGAGACTGGGCAGCGTCATCGGACACGGTTTTTTCGCTGTCAGGAATCAACGGCTCCAATGACAGCGTGTTCTTCTACCGCACCTCCAAGTTCAATCTGCTGAGCGCACCGATCAACGTCAGCCCCTCAGGAACCGTAGGCTCCGGCTCCAACCAGGCACCGCGTCACGCTTACCGCTGGGACCTTAAGATTCTCGGCAATGCAAACTCCAGCGAAGTTCTGGCCCTTTACGGCAACCACATGAAGGCGGGCTCAAGCTCGGCAGACCAGGCTCGAAGGCAGCCGACCGCTGATGCGATCCGCAACGATGCCAACGCGCTGCCCAGCAACTATCAGTTCCTCTACGGCGGAGACACGAACACGCAAAGCTCAAACCAGGCTCCCTATCAGACGATGGTCGGCTCTTCGGCCAACAACCGGGGACGGTTCGTCGATCCGATCCGAACGCCGGGTTCTTGGAACGGCAACTCTTCCTTCCGGTTTGTGCATACGCAAGACCCGACAGGGTCGGGCGGCATGGACGACCGGCACGATCAGATTCTGGTCGGCGGCGGGCTGGTCGATGGCGTGGGAACCGACTATGTCGGCAACGCGAACATCGCCTATTCCACCTCTACATGGAACGACCCGAACCACTCCTACCGCGCTTGGGGCAACGACGGCACCAGCTTCAATACCACGCTGACGGTCACCGGAAACACGATGGTCGGCGATTCGATCGCCCAGTCGCTCAAGAACACAGCTACCGGAAGCGGAGGCCACTTGCCGGTCTTCCTCGACATCGCCTACACTCCGGTGCCCGAGCCCGCCACGCTTGCAGTTCTGGGTGTGGGCGCGCTTGCCCTGATGCGGCGAAAGCGACGAAGCTAG
- a CDS encoding DUF1801 domain-containing protein gives MPGNTAVKTAEEYIEGLEEPRKSEIERIHRLIQELAPGLNPHIRSGMIGYGTYHYKYDSGREGDWFRFGLASNKNYISVYVCAGNENGYIAEQYKDRQPKASIGRAAFGSRSSGTSTKTPSGR, from the coding sequence ATGCCTGGCAATACCGCCGTGAAAACGGCTGAAGAGTACATCGAAGGGTTGGAAGAGCCGCGCAAGTCTGAGATCGAACGCATTCACAGGCTGATCCAAGAGCTCGCCCCCGGCCTCAATCCCCACATCCGTTCCGGCATGATCGGCTACGGAACCTACCACTACAAATACGACTCGGGCCGAGAGGGAGACTGGTTTCGCTTCGGACTTGCCAGCAACAAGAACTACATCTCGGTCTATGTCTGCGCAGGCAATGAGAACGGATATATCGCAGAACAGTACAAGGATCGCCAGCCGAAAGCCAGCATCGGAAGAGCTGCTTTCGGTTCAAGAAGTTCGGGGACCTCGACGAAAACGCCTTCCGGGAGATGA